A single window of Streptomyces griseoviridis DNA harbors:
- a CDS encoding RNA polymerase sigma factor has protein sequence MSNDEIFAAAYREHYWAVSRYVARRLDGRTSEVEEVVAEVFTVAWRRRGDLPGAPLPWLYGVARNCLANAIRGHGRRRRLLDRLGNDEAAHGRQVVESPDTEPPGAWVHDALDRLSEGDREVLRLTAWEQLDVEEVAVALGCGQRAAAMRLHRARRRLRAEIDRVHPPAATLTKEHGHG, from the coding sequence ATGAGCAACGACGAGATCTTCGCCGCTGCCTATCGCGAGCACTACTGGGCGGTCAGCCGCTATGTCGCGCGGCGACTGGACGGGCGTACCAGCGAGGTGGAGGAAGTGGTGGCGGAGGTGTTCACGGTCGCCTGGCGGCGCCGCGGCGACCTGCCGGGGGCGCCGCTGCCCTGGCTGTACGGGGTGGCCCGCAACTGCCTCGCGAACGCGATACGCGGCCACGGACGCAGGCGCCGTCTGCTGGACCGGCTGGGCAACGACGAGGCGGCGCACGGCAGGCAGGTCGTCGAGAGCCCCGACACCGAACCGCCGGGCGCCTGGGTGCACGACGCGCTCGACCGCCTCTCCGAGGGCGACCGCGAGGTGCTGCGCCTCACGGCGTGGGAGCAACTGGACGTCGAGGAGGTCGCCGTCGCGCTCGGCTGCGGACAGCGGGCCGCCGCGATGCGGCTGCACCGCGCCCGCCGCCGCCTCAGAGCGGAGATCGACCGCGTCCACCCGCCCGCGGCGACCCTCACCAAGGAGCACGGCCATGGCTGA
- a CDS encoding CU044_5270 family protein has protein sequence MADELEILRRADPVPPDGPRYADGPLDPRAEHRLHLLLREPPARRLRLPAKSARRPSTAGRRGPRLLWSAVALTVVVATALALLLGGPSATPAIAAPRPLVVRTDTTPVGLAVLAARAENAADGGPTLRKGTHVQTWSLGMSDDKPPITLPLERIVRWKADARHTELVVATDPRHAGRPVLTDENGSPRLVDDGEVLVRRTYPPSWSDAPPEAPPPHDRAGLLAYLTEAAHEQGPLDTPRLLDAVGLLLDNWTLGARESAAVAGLLSEARGLRPVGRVTDRLGRAGQAYVYDGTTGVRRMLIMSADDGAVLGMETTYTAPQPEYGVRTGDVMEYSAWMR, from the coding sequence ATGGCTGACGAACTGGAGATCCTGCGCCGGGCCGACCCGGTACCGCCCGACGGCCCCCGCTACGCCGACGGCCCCCTCGACCCGCGCGCCGAACACCGGCTGCACCTGCTCCTGCGCGAACCCCCCGCCCGCCGCCTCCGCCTGCCCGCGAAGAGCGCCCGGCGGCCGTCGACCGCGGGCCGTCGCGGCCCCCGGCTGCTGTGGAGCGCCGTCGCCCTCACCGTCGTCGTCGCGACCGCGCTGGCCCTGCTCCTCGGCGGGCCGAGCGCCACCCCCGCCATCGCCGCGCCGCGCCCGCTGGTCGTCAGGACCGACACCACCCCGGTCGGCCTCGCCGTGCTCGCCGCCCGCGCCGAGAACGCCGCCGACGGCGGGCCCACCCTGCGCAAGGGCACCCACGTGCAGACCTGGAGCCTCGGCATGAGCGACGACAAGCCGCCCATCACGCTCCCGCTGGAACGGATCGTCCGCTGGAAGGCCGACGCGCGCCACACCGAACTGGTGGTCGCCACCGACCCGCGCCACGCCGGCCGCCCCGTCCTCACCGACGAGAACGGCTCGCCGCGGCTCGTCGACGACGGCGAGGTCCTGGTCCGCAGGACCTATCCGCCGAGCTGGAGCGACGCCCCGCCCGAGGCGCCCCCGCCGCACGACCGCGCCGGACTGCTCGCCTATCTCACCGAGGCCGCCCACGAGCAGGGACCGCTGGACACACCCCGGCTCCTCGACGCCGTGGGGCTCCTCCTCGACAACTGGACGCTCGGCGCCCGCGAGTCGGCCGCGGTCGCCGGCCTGCTCTCCGAGGCGCGCGGGCTGCGCCCGGTGGGCCGGGTCACCGACCGGCTCGGCCGCGCGGGGCAGGCCTACGTGTACGACGGCACCACCGGGGTGCGGCGGATGCTCATCATGTCGGCCGACGACGGCGCCGTCCTCGGCATGGAGACCACGTACACCGCGCCGCAGCCCGAGTACGGGGTGCGGACCGGCGACGTCATGGAGTACAGCGCCTGGATGCGCTGA
- a CDS encoding ABC transporter ATP-binding protein: protein MSPADVTPAPPAWRLLLSHVRPHRWALAAGGFLSLLTGGAALLLPLVAKGLIDDLSRDRAITGALLAMSALVVANAVLGGLGSYVLRRTAESVVLGARRTLSSYLLRLRITAVDRSEPGDLMARITSDTTLLREVTTDSLVGFGTGGLTLLATVVMMGFVDPVLLGVTLAVVVGAGVVLGAIVPHINRASRRAQDAVGVMGASLERVLGALRTVKASGAEDREERTLHAAAEESWRQSVRAAKWAAAAGNTAGLAMQVAFITVLAVGGARVATGAIDIGTLVAFLLYVFYLMAPIQQVVGAVTQYQTGSAALARIQEALALPAEPPSPPAPLPGAGAEPAAVAFDDVRFRYADDLPYVHHGVTFAVPARGMTAFVGPSGAGKTTVFSLIERFYDPESGTVTLDGRPLGEWELTRLRSAIGYVEQDAPVLSGSLRDNLLLGHPEAGGEALDRVVRTTRLDGVVARLPQGLDTLVGHRGTKLSGGERQRVAIARALLRRPRLLLLDEATSQLDAVNEAALRDTVAEVARETTVLVVAHRLSTVTAADRIVVMDAGRVRAVGTHHELVAADPLYAELAATQFLATAG from the coding sequence GTGAGCCCCGCAGACGTCACGCCCGCACCGCCCGCCTGGCGCCTCCTGCTGAGCCATGTGCGCCCGCACCGCTGGGCGTTGGCCGCGGGCGGGTTCCTCTCGCTGCTCACCGGCGGCGCGGCGCTGCTGCTGCCGCTGGTGGCGAAGGGGCTGATCGACGACCTGTCGCGGGACCGCGCCATCACCGGCGCGCTGCTGGCGATGTCGGCGCTCGTGGTCGCCAACGCGGTGCTCGGCGGCCTGGGTTCGTACGTGCTGCGGCGCACCGCCGAGTCGGTGGTGCTGGGCGCGCGGCGGACCCTGTCGTCGTATCTGCTGCGGCTGCGGATCACCGCCGTGGACCGCAGCGAGCCCGGCGACCTGATGGCGCGGATCACCTCGGACACCACCCTGCTGCGCGAGGTCACCACCGACTCGCTGGTGGGTTTCGGCACCGGCGGTCTGACGCTGCTGGCGACCGTCGTGATGATGGGGTTCGTCGACCCGGTGCTGCTGGGCGTCACGCTCGCCGTGGTGGTGGGCGCGGGCGTGGTGCTGGGCGCGATCGTGCCGCACATCAACCGGGCGAGCCGGCGGGCGCAGGACGCGGTGGGGGTGATGGGCGCCTCGCTGGAACGGGTCCTGGGCGCGCTGCGCACGGTCAAGGCGTCCGGCGCCGAGGACCGCGAGGAGCGGACCCTGCACGCCGCCGCCGAGGAGTCCTGGCGGCAGAGCGTGCGCGCCGCCAAGTGGGCCGCCGCCGCGGGCAACACGGCGGGGCTCGCGATGCAGGTCGCGTTCATCACGGTGCTCGCGGTGGGCGGGGCGCGGGTGGCGACCGGGGCGATCGACATCGGCACGCTGGTCGCGTTCCTGCTGTACGTGTTCTATCTGATGGCGCCGATCCAGCAGGTGGTCGGTGCGGTCACGCAGTACCAGACGGGCTCCGCCGCGCTCGCCCGGATCCAGGAGGCGCTGGCCCTGCCCGCCGAACCGCCGTCCCCGCCCGCGCCGTTGCCCGGTGCGGGTGCCGAACCGGCCGCCGTCGCCTTCGACGACGTCCGCTTCCGCTACGCCGACGACCTGCCGTACGTCCACCACGGGGTGACGTTCGCGGTGCCCGCCCGGGGCATGACGGCGTTCGTCGGCCCGTCGGGCGCGGGCAAGACCACCGTGTTCTCGCTCATCGAGCGGTTCTACGACCCCGAGTCGGGGACCGTCACGCTCGACGGACGGCCGCTCGGGGAGTGGGAGTTGACCCGGCTGAGGTCGGCGATCGGGTACGTCGAGCAGGACGCGCCCGTGCTGTCCGGGTCGCTGCGGGACAACCTGCTGCTCGGTCACCCGGAGGCGGGCGGGGAGGCGCTGGACCGGGTGGTGCGCACGACCAGGCTCGACGGGGTGGTGGCCCGCCTTCCGCAGGGACTCGACACCCTGGTGGGGCACCGGGGCACCAAGCTGTCGGGCGGTGAGCGGCAGCGGGTGGCGATCGCGCGGGCCCTGCTGCGCCGGCCCCGGCTGCTGCTGCTCGACGAGGCGACCTCGCAGTTGGACGCGGTGAACGAGGCGGCGCTGCGGGACACCGTCGCGGAGGTGGCGCGGGAGACAACGGTGCTGGTCGTCGCGCACCGGCTGTCGACGGTGACGGCGGCGGACCGGATCGTGGTGATGGACGCGGGCCGGGTCCGCGCGGTGGGCACCCACCACGAACTCGTGGCCGCCGACCCGCTCTACGCGGAGCTGGCGGCCACCCAGTTCCTGGCGACGGCGGGCTGA
- a CDS encoding S-(hydroxymethyl)mycothiol dehydrogenase, translated as MAQEVRGVIAPGKDEPVRVETIVVPDPGPGEAVVKIQACGVCHTDLHYKQGGINDEFPFLLGHEAAGVVESVGAGVTDVAPGDFVILNWRAVCGNCRACLRGRPWYCFNTHNAQQKMTLTDGTELSPALGIGAFAEKTLVAAGQCTKVDPSVAPQVAGLLGCGVMAGIGAAINTGNVGRGDTVAVIGCGGVGDAAIAGASLAGAAKVIAVDIDDRKLETARSMGATHTVNSRSTDPVDAIRELTGGFGADVVIEAVGRPETYRQAFYARDLAGTVVLVGVPTPEMKLELPLLDVFGRGGSLKSSWYGDCLPSRDFPMLIDLHLQGRLDLGAFVTETIELTDVEKAFERMHHGDVLRSVVVL; from the coding sequence ATGGCGCAGGAAGTACGCGGCGTGATCGCACCGGGCAAGGACGAGCCGGTGCGGGTGGAGACGATCGTCGTGCCCGATCCCGGGCCCGGCGAGGCGGTCGTCAAGATCCAGGCGTGCGGGGTCTGCCACACCGACCTGCACTACAAGCAGGGCGGCATCAACGACGAGTTCCCCTTCCTGCTCGGCCATGAGGCCGCCGGCGTCGTCGAGTCCGTCGGCGCGGGCGTCACCGACGTCGCGCCCGGCGACTTCGTGATCCTCAACTGGCGTGCCGTGTGCGGCAACTGCCGGGCCTGTCTGCGCGGCCGCCCCTGGTACTGCTTCAACACGCACAACGCCCAGCAGAAGATGACCCTCACCGACGGCACCGAACTCTCCCCGGCGCTCGGCATCGGCGCCTTCGCCGAGAAGACCCTGGTCGCCGCGGGACAGTGCACCAAGGTCGACCCGTCGGTCGCCCCGCAGGTCGCGGGACTCCTCGGCTGCGGTGTGATGGCCGGCATCGGCGCCGCCATCAACACCGGCAACGTCGGCCGCGGTGACACCGTCGCCGTCATCGGCTGCGGCGGCGTCGGCGACGCGGCCATCGCCGGCGCGAGCCTCGCGGGCGCCGCGAAGGTCATCGCCGTCGACATCGACGACCGCAAGCTGGAGACCGCCCGCTCCATGGGCGCCACCCACACCGTCAACTCCCGCTCCACCGACCCGGTCGACGCCATCAGGGAACTCACCGGCGGCTTCGGCGCCGACGTCGTCATCGAGGCCGTCGGCCGCCCGGAGACCTACCGGCAGGCCTTCTACGCCCGCGACCTCGCCGGGACCGTCGTCCTGGTCGGCGTGCCCACCCCGGAGATGAAGCTGGAACTGCCGCTCCTCGACGTCTTCGGCCGCGGCGGCTCCCTCAAGTCCTCCTGGTACGGCGACTGCCTGCCCTCCCGCGACTTCCCGATGCTGATCGACCTCCACCTCCAGGGCCGCCTCGACCTCGGCGCGTTCGTGACGGAGACCATCGAACTCACCGACGTCGAGAAGGCGTTCGAGCGGATGCACCACGGTGACGTGCTGCGCTCGGTGGTGGTCCTCTGA
- a CDS encoding MBL fold metallo-hydrolase, translating to MAPRIERLVTSGQFSLDGGTWDVDNNVWIVGDDHEAVVIDAAHDADAIAAAVGDRRLVAIVCTHAHNDHIDAAPALADRTGATIWLHPDDLPLWKQTHPDRDPDAHLVDGQVIEVAGADLQVLHTPGHAPGAVCLHDPGLGAVFTGDTLFQGGPGATGRSYSDFPTIIDSIRDRLLGLPPGTKVLTGHGDPTTIGAEAPHLQEWIARGH from the coding sequence ATGGCCCCGCGCATCGAACGCCTCGTCACCTCAGGGCAGTTCAGCCTCGACGGCGGCACCTGGGACGTCGACAACAACGTCTGGATCGTCGGCGACGACCACGAGGCCGTCGTCATCGACGCCGCCCATGACGCCGACGCCATCGCCGCGGCCGTCGGCGACCGGCGCCTGGTCGCCATCGTGTGCACCCACGCCCACAACGACCACATCGACGCGGCGCCCGCCCTCGCCGACCGCACCGGCGCCACGATCTGGCTGCACCCCGACGACCTGCCGCTGTGGAAGCAGACCCACCCCGACCGCGACCCCGACGCCCACCTCGTCGACGGCCAGGTCATCGAGGTGGCGGGCGCCGACCTCCAGGTGCTGCACACCCCCGGGCACGCGCCCGGCGCGGTCTGCCTCCACGACCCCGGGCTCGGCGCCGTCTTCACCGGCGACACCCTCTTCCAGGGCGGCCCCGGCGCCACCGGCCGCTCCTACTCGGACTTCCCGACCATCATCGACTCGATCCGCGACCGGCTGCTCGGCCTGCCGCCCGGGACGAAGGTCCTCACCGGCCACGGCGACCCCACCACCATCGGCGCCGAGGCCCCGCACCTCCAGGAGTGGATCGCCCGCGGCCACTGA
- a CDS encoding DUF4180 domain-containing protein, translated as MTTDTLVTLHDVPALRCAPEGPALDGEQAALDLIGDAMGQGAELVVVPAERVAEAFFRLRTGVAGAVVQKFVTYRVRLVVLGDLSRHLADSSALRDFVHETNQGDRIWFLPDDAALAERLAARP; from the coding sequence ATGACCACCGACACGCTCGTGACCCTCCATGACGTCCCCGCCCTGCGCTGCGCCCCCGAAGGACCGGCGCTCGACGGCGAACAGGCCGCCCTCGACCTGATCGGGGACGCCATGGGGCAGGGCGCGGAGCTGGTCGTGGTGCCCGCCGAGCGGGTCGCCGAGGCGTTCTTCCGGCTCAGGACGGGCGTCGCGGGCGCGGTCGTGCAGAAGTTCGTCACCTACCGGGTGCGCCTGGTGGTGCTCGGCGACCTCTCCCGCCACCTCGCCGACAGCTCCGCGCTGCGCGACTTCGTCCACGAGACCAACCAGGGCGACCGCATCTGGTTCCTCCCCGACGACGCCGCGCTGGCCGAGCGGCTCGCCGCGCGGCCGTGA
- a CDS encoding SDR family NAD(P)-dependent oxidoreductase, translating into MTDTQRFAGYGVLVTGGARGIGAAVARRLAGEGAGVLLADADGPEAERTARRLRAEGLTAGATACDVGDRAAVEAAVAHALDTFGRLDVLVNCAAHCSPDTPLFEDEPDDAWDLDLDITLTGAYRCCRAALPHLAASGRGAVVTIGSVNGLQDFGNHAYSAAKAGLGSLTRTLAGHAAARGVRVNLVLPGTVRTSAWQGREDRLAAVEGLYPLGRIGEPEDIAAAVAFLASRDAAWITGTSLTVDGGLTAVNTGFLSAIERAGG; encoded by the coding sequence ATGACCGACACACAGCGCTTCGCGGGATACGGGGTTCTCGTCACCGGAGGGGCCCGCGGCATCGGGGCCGCGGTCGCCCGCAGGCTCGCGGGGGAGGGGGCCGGGGTGCTGCTGGCCGACGCCGACGGACCCGAGGCCGAGCGGACCGCGCGGCGACTGCGCGCCGAGGGCCTCACCGCCGGGGCGACGGCGTGCGACGTGGGGGACCGGGCGGCCGTCGAGGCGGCCGTCGCGCACGCCCTCGACACCTTCGGCCGCCTCGACGTCCTCGTCAACTGCGCCGCCCACTGCAGCCCCGACACCCCGCTGTTCGAGGACGAGCCGGACGACGCCTGGGACCTCGACCTCGACATCACCCTGACCGGCGCCTACCGCTGCTGCCGCGCCGCCCTCCCGCACCTGGCCGCCTCGGGACGCGGCGCCGTCGTCACCATCGGCTCCGTCAACGGCCTCCAGGACTTCGGCAACCACGCCTACAGCGCCGCCAAGGCCGGCCTCGGCTCCCTCACCCGCACCCTCGCGGGACACGCGGCGGCGCGCGGGGTCCGCGTCAACCTCGTCCTGCCCGGCACGGTCCGCACCTCCGCGTGGCAGGGACGCGAGGACCGGCTCGCCGCGGTCGAGGGCCTCTACCCGCTCGGCCGGATCGGCGAGCCCGAGGACATCGCCGCCGCCGTGGCGTTCCTCGCCTCCCGCGACGCCGCCTGGATCACCGGCACCTCCCTCACCGTCGACGGCGGCCTGACCGCCGTCAACACCGGCTTCCTGTCGGCGATCGAGCGGGCGGGCGGCTGA
- a CDS encoding M56 family metallopeptidase encodes MPRSPAATVSGAKRRPAPAGIDERVLAAGTTLRFVLLLLLLAAAGATMVPRVVRHLLASPQLADKEAGCWLAAGIDTGGPLNASYVQFTRNAAAFKACTARYQQDFDGVSLAVGAGAVAVAVAVYWLLPVWRTRRSRVAPLDAMDVHGGLRPLLDDLVTVAGVTRPPRFVVDPAAPTVSAIAFGRRRGPTIRLDGGLVATCDTHREQFRAVVLHELAHLRAGDTPVTYATVALWRVFLVLVLLPWAAVGVDILLVAGTPGVRGQFAPFNTHELVLGCAIVLAVHLTRAGILRHREIYADLMAVRWGASRELWEAYARQPPWAGPRPLTGFAELWRSHPSWALRRASLTDPRALFALERLPLFLTGLAADVLVWHLGSLPDASVPVRAVLVAGLVVGVGGVALWRAVLYARLTGRPVPSGAPVGLWLGAGLVVGELAGPGAAYNHWLPPHPEALLILVAALVLVMAWTAQNAAWWLGSWRGRSLGPAMLLGLAAPALALASVLWWWYGDGQVLTDGWPYTTAGLLGSYGLPGLPPAHIGPLLEVVAVVGVLPGTDASVESFWWAGVLLWLVPLLALLAPALRPSSGPPKWLTGALSQTAGPSVQVGDAGNRPGLGRLLAAGLAGGLVCWAGLALARSRLHRPGPAAVGTTGPFQLTQLMGPVLVICCAMALTAAVVAAVTDTGRLPAGLVAAGCAALLGAGGNWLLMAADGCLGPLDTVAGGCGWHPWAAGRLLRIELAYTGSLGTLLAGAAAFVGGGAGVLGRRRSAARVRPRRSRRRVWERGVRVAAVVVVAAGIGTTVFAVQASGSAARPSRSPELMLDQSTPAPSAALVRLEGQAWAAVGGLDHLNAFMSAQRGYTAASKAVGNSTSEAGFATAMGRLSTRCATLDRVTRSARGYFTVPEPTGQRMWSDLLTRQREFAAACRELTKRPGAGTAEAATTARQNAVDATDAMIYWLAETGAIRQKPA; translated from the coding sequence ATGCCCCGCTCCCCCGCCGCCACGGTGTCCGGTGCGAAGCGGCGGCCCGCCCCCGCCGGGATCGACGAGCGGGTTCTCGCGGCCGGTACCACCCTGCGGTTCGTCCTGCTCCTGCTGCTGCTGGCGGCCGCGGGCGCCACCATGGTGCCCCGGGTCGTCCGGCATCTGCTCGCCTCGCCCCAGCTCGCCGACAAGGAGGCGGGGTGCTGGCTGGCGGCGGGCATCGACACCGGCGGGCCGCTGAACGCGAGCTACGTCCAGTTCACCAGGAACGCGGCGGCGTTCAAGGCGTGCACGGCTCGGTACCAGCAGGATTTCGACGGGGTGTCGCTCGCGGTGGGCGCGGGGGCCGTCGCGGTGGCCGTCGCCGTGTACTGGCTGCTGCCGGTCTGGCGGACGCGGCGCTCCAGGGTCGCGCCCCTGGACGCGATGGACGTGCACGGCGGGCTGCGGCCCCTGCTCGACGACCTCGTGACCGTCGCGGGAGTCACCCGGCCGCCCCGGTTCGTCGTCGACCCGGCGGCGCCGACGGTGAGCGCCATCGCGTTCGGCCGGCGGCGCGGTCCCACGATCCGCCTCGACGGCGGTCTGGTCGCGACCTGCGACACGCACCGTGAGCAGTTCCGTGCCGTGGTGCTCCACGAACTCGCGCACCTGCGGGCCGGGGACACCCCTGTCACCTACGCGACCGTCGCGCTGTGGCGGGTGTTCCTCGTCCTCGTCCTGCTCCCGTGGGCCGCGGTGGGCGTGGACATCCTCCTCGTCGCCGGAACCCCGGGCGTGCGGGGGCAGTTCGCGCCGTTCAACACGCACGAACTGGTCCTCGGCTGCGCCATCGTGCTGGCGGTCCACCTCACGCGCGCCGGCATCCTGCGCCACCGTGAGATCTACGCCGACCTCATGGCGGTGCGTTGGGGCGCGAGCCGGGAGCTGTGGGAGGCGTACGCCCGGCAGCCCCCCTGGGCGGGGCCGCGCCCGCTCACCGGGTTCGCCGAGCTGTGGCGCAGCCATCCGTCCTGGGCGCTGCGCCGGGCGTCGCTGACCGACCCGAGGGCGCTGTTCGCGCTGGAGCGCCTGCCGCTGTTCCTCACCGGGCTCGCCGCCGACGTCCTCGTCTGGCACCTCGGGAGCCTGCCGGACGCGTCCGTTCCGGTGCGGGCGGTGCTCGTCGCGGGGCTCGTCGTGGGCGTCGGGGGCGTCGCGCTGTGGCGCGCGGTGCTGTACGCGCGCCTCACCGGGCGGCCGGTGCCGTCCGGTGCGCCCGTCGGCCTGTGGCTGGGCGCCGGGCTGGTCGTGGGCGAGTTGGCGGGTCCGGGAGCGGCCTACAACCACTGGCTGCCGCCGCATCCCGAGGCGCTGCTGATCCTGGTGGCGGCGCTGGTCCTGGTGATGGCGTGGACCGCGCAGAACGCCGCCTGGTGGCTGGGGTCATGGCGCGGCCGCTCCCTGGGCCCCGCGATGCTGCTGGGCCTCGCGGCGCCCGCGCTCGCGCTCGCCTCCGTCCTGTGGTGGTGGTACGGCGACGGCCAGGTCCTCACCGACGGGTGGCCGTACACGACGGCCGGGCTGCTCGGCTCGTACGGGCTGCCGGGGCTGCCGCCCGCGCACATCGGCCCGCTGCTCGAGGTCGTCGCGGTGGTGGGTGTCCTTCCCGGCACCGACGCGTCGGTGGAGAGCTTCTGGTGGGCCGGGGTGCTGCTGTGGCTGGTGCCGCTGCTCGCGCTGCTCGCCCCGGCGCTCCGTCCGTCGTCGGGCCCCCCGAAGTGGCTGACCGGAGCGCTGTCGCAGACGGCGGGGCCGTCGGTCCAGGTCGGCGACGCCGGGAACCGCCCGGGTCTGGGGCGGCTGCTCGCCGCCGGTCTCGCCGGTGGCCTCGTCTGCTGGGCCGGTCTCGCTCTGGCCCGGTCCCGCCTGCACCGACCCGGTCCGGCTGCCGTGGGGACGACGGGCCCGTTCCAGCTCACGCAGCTGATGGGGCCTGTGCTGGTGATCTGCTGCGCGATGGCCCTGACGGCCGCCGTCGTCGCCGCGGTGACGGACACCGGCCGGCTGCCGGCCGGGCTGGTCGCGGCGGGGTGCGCGGCGCTGCTGGGCGCGGGCGGCAACTGGCTGCTGATGGCCGCGGACGGCTGTCTGGGACCGCTCGACACGGTGGCGGGCGGGTGCGGTTGGCACCCGTGGGCGGCGGGCCGGCTGCTGCGGATCGAGCTGGCGTACACGGGGAGCCTGGGGACGCTGCTGGCGGGGGCGGCCGCCTTCGTGGGCGGCGGGGCCGGGGTGCTGGGGCGGCGGCGGTCCGCGGCGCGGGTCCGTCCCCGGCGGTCGCGTCGGCGAGTCTGGGAACGGGGTGTCCGGGTGGCGGCCGTCGTGGTCGTGGCGGCCGGGATCGGCACGACGGTCTTCGCCGTCCAGGCGTCCGGCTCGGCCGCCCGCCCGTCCCGGTCACCGGAGCTGATGCTGGACCAGTCGACTCCCGCCCCTTCGGCGGCGCTGGTCCGGCTGGAGGGCCAGGCGTGGGCGGCGGTCGGGGGGCTCGACCATCTCAACGCGTTCATGTCGGCTCAGCGCGGCTACACCGCCGCCTCGAAGGCCGTGGGGAACTCCACCTCCGAAGCCGGATTCGCCACGGCCATGGGCAGGTTGAGCACCCGGTGCGCCACCCTCGACCGGGTGACGAGGAGCGCCCGCGGGTACTTCACGGTGCCCGAGCCGACGGGTCAGCGGATGTGGTCGGACCTGCTGACCCGCCAGCGGGAGTTCGCCGCGGCCTGCCGTGAGCTGACGAAGCGGCCGGGAGCCGGCACCGCCGAGGCCGCGACGACCGCCCGGCAGAACGCCGTCGACGCGACGGACGCGATGATCTACTGGCTCGCCGAGACGGGCGCGATCCGGCAGAAACCCGCGTAA
- a CDS encoding L,D-transpeptidase family protein yields the protein MGDIRRRGAVVLGLTALVAPIGLALGTAPAQAATGCTTQAGPYQKKVEKFLGRPVDGKQSSTDCKAIRAFQTKHGITPNQGYAGPVTWGVMDLMTKQKAVGNTPNKAGTCPVNKGRIACVNLTLQLSWVQDGKKLVYGPVPVRTGRDGYETRTGLKKVYWRDIDHVSSLYDVPMPYSQFFDGGQAFHSVGLSMWNPPGSHGCVNMTPTVAKKYWSLLKNGDDVFVYGRKPGT from the coding sequence ATGGGGGACATACGCAGACGGGGAGCCGTCGTCCTGGGGCTCACCGCACTGGTGGCACCGATCGGCCTCGCGCTCGGCACCGCGCCGGCGCAGGCCGCGACCGGCTGCACCACCCAGGCGGGGCCCTACCAGAAGAAGGTCGAGAAGTTCCTCGGCCGCCCGGTCGACGGCAAGCAGTCGAGCACCGACTGCAAGGCCATCAGGGCCTTCCAGACCAAGCACGGCATCACCCCGAACCAGGGCTACGCGGGTCCGGTCACCTGGGGCGTGATGGATCTGATGACCAAGCAGAAGGCCGTGGGCAACACGCCCAACAAGGCCGGTACCTGCCCCGTCAACAAGGGCCGGATCGCCTGCGTGAACCTCACGCTCCAGCTCAGCTGGGTGCAGGACGGCAAGAAGCTCGTCTACGGTCCCGTCCCGGTCCGCACCGGCCGCGACGGCTACGAGACCCGCACCGGGCTGAAGAAGGTCTACTGGCGTGACATCGACCACGTCTCGTCCCTCTACGACGTGCCCATGCCCTACAGCCAGTTCTTCGACGGCGGCCAGGCCTTCCACTCGGTCGGCCTCAGCATGTGGAACCCGCCCGGCTCGCACGGCTGCGTCAACATGACGCCCACCGTCGCCAAGAAGTACTGGTCGCTGCTGAAGAACGGCGACGACGTCTTCGTCTACGGCCGCAAGCCGGGCACCTGA